One part of the Sorangiineae bacterium MSr11954 genome encodes these proteins:
- a CDS encoding Rne/Rng family ribonuclease gives MSKNILVISVDIRETRVALIEGGIIAELHIERRGKSAYTVGNVYLGKVTRVLPGLQAAFVDIGQERAAFLHVEDLIRPDDFETYLAGGQKRVKEGAALPEVTGDEELDAEAEETLDAIPPPTAKSAADVSAVLEARESDSDLANIADQAGLAEHANGAARGDGDADDASPDDAESTFDRIEDSRVSLESLGDDSGDDIAGESEESEESDDQDEDADEGDDEPRIFEGPLSEDSLAAGASTVDLGDDFNEDSRVDLPSSPSSPSSLSALDKLEDDDDLEDDDEIAASTAPSCDEHPQTSLDEPATSSPSIALEAADAADPLDDDNAPGAINANEGPLAAVLGDSNTAAKETPAWEAPARKEPRGRRGKRHGDKGPRATLEPLPDFPGMPGFTITDPNAPVPRAPSPPRASNERSTRGAHAQGGNKRTRHRRGRDRDRDRGERSGDRGGDRGREGRDGRSRGDRISMNNRISKSTPIREVVREGQDIIVQVTKDPIGTKGARCSSHVSLPGRYVVYLPTVDHIGISKRIGSEKERSRLREAIETVKPPSGGLIVRTVAEGLTKKQLKQDVGYLVRLWGEIAKKKEEGARAPAVLMSELDLVLKTARDLFTDEVHQIVIDDRHQYERLCRFVEMFAPDRLKDIIYYSGDEPIFDAYGIEDEIGRALSRKVPLPSGGYLIIDQAEALTAIDVNTGRFVGKGSKDMEETILKTNLEAVHEIAYQLRFRNIGGLIILDLIDMERHQNREKVRRSLEELLQKDKAKTTLNRISDLGLIEMTRKRTRESLGRLLHEPCFYCDGTGQLQSKETIAYEILREIRRKRADLPGYTVLVNAHPAVADVLATKEKEAVIDAENRYMRKITVVARKEYHLEQFDLQGK, from the coding sequence ATGTCGAAGAACATCCTGGTTATCAGCGTCGATATCCGAGAAACACGCGTAGCCCTCATCGAGGGGGGAATCATCGCCGAGCTGCACATCGAACGGCGAGGTAAGAGCGCGTACACAGTAGGAAATGTGTACCTGGGCAAGGTGACCCGCGTCCTGCCCGGTCTTCAAGCCGCCTTCGTCGATATCGGCCAGGAGCGCGCGGCGTTCCTTCACGTCGAAGACCTCATCCGACCGGATGACTTCGAAACGTACCTGGCCGGCGGCCAGAAGCGCGTCAAGGAAGGTGCCGCCCTTCCCGAGGTGACCGGCGACGAGGAGCTCGACGCCGAGGCCGAGGAAACCCTCGACGCGATCCCTCCCCCAACCGCCAAGTCGGCCGCCGACGTCTCCGCCGTCCTCGAGGCGCGGGAGAGCGACAGCGACCTCGCCAACATCGCGGACCAAGCTGGCCTCGCCGAGCATGCCAATGGCGCCGCACGAGGCGACGGCGACGCAGACGACGCCAGCCCGGACGACGCGGAGTCCACCTTCGACCGCATCGAGGATTCGCGCGTCAGCCTGGAGTCCCTCGGCGACGATTCGGGCGACGACATCGCGGGCGAGAGCGAAGAGAGCGAAGAGAGCGACGACCAAGACGAGGACGCCGACGAAGGCGACGACGAGCCCCGCATCTTCGAAGGCCCCCTCAGCGAGGACTCCCTCGCCGCGGGCGCGTCGACCGTCGATCTCGGCGACGACTTCAACGAGGACTCCCGGGTCGATCTGCCCAGCTCCCCCAGCTCTCCCAGCTCGTTGTCAGCCCTCGACAAGCTCGAGGACGACGACGATCTCGAAGACGACGACGAAATCGCCGCCTCCACGGCCCCCTCCTGCGACGAGCACCCGCAAACGTCGCTCGACGAGCCGGCCACCTCGTCGCCATCGATCGCGCTCGAAGCGGCCGATGCAGCCGATCCCCTCGACGACGACAACGCGCCAGGCGCCATCAACGCCAACGAAGGCCCCCTCGCCGCGGTCTTGGGCGATTCGAACACCGCCGCGAAGGAGACGCCCGCCTGGGAGGCGCCCGCGCGCAAAGAACCGCGCGGCCGGCGCGGCAAACGCCACGGGGACAAAGGCCCCCGCGCCACCTTGGAGCCGCTGCCCGATTTCCCCGGCATGCCGGGCTTCACCATCACCGATCCCAACGCGCCCGTCCCCCGCGCCCCCAGCCCGCCACGCGCCTCCAACGAGCGAAGCACCCGCGGCGCGCACGCGCAAGGCGGCAACAAGCGAACCCGCCACCGCCGCGGACGCGATCGCGACCGGGATCGCGGGGAGCGCAGCGGGGATCGAGGCGGCGATCGCGGGCGTGAGGGCCGCGACGGCCGATCGCGCGGCGATCGCATCAGCATGAACAACCGCATCTCCAAGTCGACGCCGATTCGCGAGGTGGTGCGTGAGGGCCAGGACATCATCGTCCAGGTCACCAAAGATCCGATCGGCACCAAGGGCGCCCGCTGCTCGAGCCACGTCTCGCTCCCGGGCCGCTACGTGGTGTACCTGCCGACCGTCGATCACATCGGCATCTCCAAGCGAATCGGCTCGGAGAAAGAGCGCTCACGGCTGCGCGAGGCGATCGAGACGGTGAAGCCGCCGAGCGGCGGTCTCATCGTGCGTACGGTGGCCGAGGGGCTCACCAAGAAGCAACTCAAACAAGACGTCGGCTACCTCGTTCGATTGTGGGGAGAGATCGCCAAGAAGAAGGAAGAGGGCGCGCGGGCGCCGGCCGTCCTCATGAGCGAGCTCGATCTGGTGCTGAAGACGGCGCGCGATCTGTTCACCGACGAAGTGCACCAGATCGTCATCGACGACCGCCATCAATACGAGCGCCTTTGCCGCTTCGTGGAGATGTTCGCCCCCGATCGCCTGAAGGACATCATCTATTACTCGGGAGACGAGCCCATCTTCGATGCCTATGGAATCGAAGACGAAATCGGCCGCGCGCTCTCCCGCAAGGTGCCGCTCCCGTCCGGCGGATATTTGATTATCGATCAGGCCGAAGCCCTCACCGCCATCGACGTGAACACCGGTCGATTCGTCGGAAAAGGCTCGAAGGACATGGAGGAGACCATCCTCAAGACGAACCTGGAGGCCGTCCACGAGATCGCCTACCAGCTTCGATTCCGCAATATCGGCGGCCTCATCATCCTCGACTTGATCGACATGGAGAGGCATCAAAACCGCGAAAAAGTGCGGCGGTCGCTGGAGGAGCTCCTTCAAAAAGACAAAGCGAAGACCACGCTCAATCGCATATCCGATCTCGGCCTCATCGAGATGACGCGAAAGCGCACGCGCGAGAGCCTCGGTCGCTTGCTCCACGAGCCCTGCTTTTACTGCGATGGCACCGGCCAGCTCCAATCGAAGGAGACGATCGCCTACGAGATCCTCCGCGAGATCCGGCGCAAACGCGCCGATCTACCGGGCTACACGGTGCTCGTGAACGCGCACCCCGCGGTGGCCGACGTGCTTGCCACCAAGGAGAAAGAGGCGGTCATCGACGCGGAGAACCGCTACATGCGCAAGATCACGGTGGTTGCCCGAAAAGAGTACCATCTCGAACAATTCGACCTTCAAGGGAAATGA
- a CDS encoding ABC transporter permease, with protein MTALNEVGLIASREIRKNLRSLKGLTMVVLSLLGAIAVASIIAKGQKMDEVNIGLERLHEMQEAVLTKKYDDPAMGQYLGGAPFVLISLLFISIWLSPLLVTILGFDAVAADLQHRTVRYWTVRSRRASYFVGKVLGLWGVVAAITLVMHVLIWCATLIIGGAGTAAPGATFSWGFHFYLVTLPIAAAWCGLATLISSQFRTPILALFVVGAVFAALWVIDVIAVFREVKWATYFYPNSYDALLLSPKGDQVALGALACFGIAALTTAAGTFFFTRRDV; from the coding sequence GTGACAGCACTGAACGAAGTCGGGCTCATCGCATCCCGCGAGATCCGAAAGAACCTGCGGAGCCTGAAAGGGCTCACCATGGTGGTTCTTTCGCTGCTCGGGGCCATCGCGGTCGCGAGCATCATTGCCAAGGGGCAGAAGATGGACGAGGTCAACATTGGCCTCGAGCGCCTCCATGAAATGCAAGAGGCGGTGCTCACCAAAAAGTACGATGACCCCGCGATGGGGCAGTACCTCGGTGGCGCCCCCTTCGTTCTGATCTCCCTGCTTTTCATCAGCATCTGGCTTAGCCCGCTCCTGGTCACCATCCTGGGCTTCGACGCGGTCGCCGCCGACCTGCAGCATCGCACCGTGCGTTATTGGACGGTGCGCTCGCGGCGCGCTTCGTACTTCGTCGGCAAGGTGCTGGGGCTGTGGGGTGTGGTGGCGGCCATCACCCTGGTCATGCACGTCTTGATCTGGTGCGCGACCTTGATCATCGGCGGCGCAGGAACGGCCGCGCCCGGGGCCACGTTTTCGTGGGGCTTTCACTTTTATCTGGTGACCTTGCCCATCGCCGCCGCGTGGTGCGGGCTCGCTACTTTGATTTCATCCCAGTTCCGAACTCCCATCCTCGCGCTCTTCGTGGTCGGCGCCGTCTTTGCAGCCCTGTGGGTCATCGACGTGATCGCGGTGTTCAGAGAGGTAAAGTGGGCCACGTACTTCTACCCCAACTCGTACGACGCGCTCCTCCTGTCGCCCAAAGGTGACCAGGTCGCGCTGGGCGCGCTGGCTTGCTTCGGCATCGCGGCGTTGACCACCGCCGCCGGTACTTTCTTCTTCACGCGGAGAGACGTTTGA
- a CDS encoding ABC transporter ATP-binding protein has translation MSPETSEPNADPVASPAAAPPAPSEVSEDAQPSPKPAKKKKVTEAAVRMKHVTKRFGAKLAVDDLSLEIRAGRVYGLIGPNGAGKTTTFSMLAGYLQPTNGEIEVLGYDPHHVSELKSRVGVLPQDAILPPLDKVGEFLVHMARLQGTSRDRAESMARAVLEEVEGRDWWNQRCSSLSHGMAKRVQLAQALLGDPEVVLLDEPTGGLDPRSAYEVRQLIKARKGRCTLIVSSHNLQELEEICDGAAILDRGKLIASGTIAQLTGASEEVHIKLGRAPRGMAASAYNATSAEGVVSRGIQRVRDLPIVKRADYDDEKNELVVYFERGPELDAEAVIGHVLWALLQEQVRISGVSKGRGLERRVMDLTEDEG, from the coding sequence ATGTCGCCCGAAACCTCCGAACCGAACGCAGACCCCGTCGCGTCGCCCGCGGCGGCACCGCCTGCACCGTCCGAAGTCTCCGAAGACGCGCAGCCCAGCCCGAAGCCGGCGAAGAAAAAGAAGGTCACCGAGGCCGCCGTGCGCATGAAGCACGTCACCAAGCGGTTCGGCGCGAAGCTCGCGGTGGACGACCTTTCCCTCGAGATCCGCGCCGGCCGCGTGTACGGCCTCATTGGACCCAATGGCGCTGGCAAGACGACCACCTTCTCCATGCTGGCCGGCTACCTGCAGCCCACCAACGGCGAGATCGAGGTGCTCGGCTACGATCCCCACCACGTCTCGGAGTTGAAATCCCGGGTCGGCGTTCTCCCGCAGGACGCGATTCTGCCCCCGCTCGACAAGGTCGGTGAGTTTCTCGTCCACATGGCCCGCCTTCAGGGCACATCCCGCGATCGCGCCGAGTCGATGGCGCGCGCGGTGCTCGAGGAGGTCGAAGGGCGCGACTGGTGGAACCAGCGCTGCTCCAGCTTGTCGCACGGTATGGCCAAGCGCGTGCAGCTCGCGCAAGCGCTCCTGGGCGATCCCGAGGTGGTGCTGCTCGACGAGCCCACCGGCGGCCTCGATCCGCGCAGCGCGTACGAGGTGCGCCAGCTCATCAAGGCCCGCAAAGGGCGCTGTACCCTCATCGTATCGAGCCACAACCTGCAGGAGCTCGAAGAGATCTGCGACGGCGCCGCCATCCTCGATCGCGGCAAGCTCATTGCGTCCGGCACCATCGCGCAGCTCACGGGCGCCTCGGAGGAAGTGCACATCAAGCTCGGTCGCGCGCCGCGCGGTATGGCCGCCAGCGCCTACAACGCTACATCGGCGGAGGGCGTGGTCTCGCGGGGGATCCAGCGCGTGCGGGATCTGCCCATCGTGAAGCGCGCCGATTACGACGACGAGAAAAATGAGCTCGTCGTGTACTTCGAGCGTGGCCCCGAGCTCGACGCGGAGGCGGTGATCGGCCACGTCCTTTGGGCGCTCTTGCAGGAGCAGGTTCGCATCAGCGGTGTGAGCAAAGGTCGCGGGCTCGAGCGCCGCGTGATGGACCTCACCGAGGATGAGGGCTGA
- a CDS encoding cation:proton antiporter, whose product MIRAVLLLVIVVILIAAARSFLPEETSLVGSGAALAFGFVLLAALQSGTIFASFRLPRLTGYLMCGFIAGPSVLDFVTESMVRDLKLVNGVAIGLIALSAGGELNFKRLRPRLRAIVSVGAVSLLLAILFISTACFLLSSQLPFMAGMSVFHRFVVSLTMGVVLSALSPAVTLALIAETGSSGPISETILGIVVLADLAIVLCFAGANALANAVFGAVDGSAGGGAGELMVHLFGSMGGGAVLGLVLAFYLKTIAQRVALFVFGILFLCAEAGARLHLDPLLMCLTAGLFLENATDIEGAKLVHDIESASMPVFAVFFAVAGAGLHWDVFKRVISVAVVLAIVRAIALLLGSRIGMALGKVPAAHRKIIPYGTLSQSGVAIGLCVLLAKHFAGWGEHASACLLGAVMINELIGPVLFRGALLRSGEAGRREAVAGSH is encoded by the coding sequence GTGATCCGCGCCGTCCTGCTCCTGGTCATCGTGGTGATCCTGATCGCGGCCGCGCGCTCCTTTCTGCCGGAGGAGACGTCGTTGGTTGGCTCGGGGGCCGCGCTGGCCTTTGGCTTCGTGCTCCTGGCGGCGCTGCAATCGGGGACCATCTTCGCCTCCTTCCGCCTTCCGCGCCTGACCGGCTACTTGATGTGCGGCTTCATCGCCGGCCCCAGCGTCCTCGATTTCGTCACCGAGAGCATGGTGCGCGATCTGAAGCTGGTGAACGGCGTGGCCATCGGGCTCATCGCGCTCTCCGCCGGCGGCGAGCTGAATTTCAAGCGCCTGCGGCCGAGGCTCCGCGCCATCGTCTCGGTGGGCGCCGTCTCGCTGCTGCTCGCCATTTTGTTCATCTCCACCGCGTGCTTTCTCCTGAGCAGCCAGCTGCCGTTCATGGCGGGCATGAGCGTCTTTCACCGGTTCGTGGTCTCGCTCACCATGGGCGTCGTTCTATCGGCGCTCTCGCCCGCCGTCACCTTGGCGCTCATCGCCGAGACGGGCTCCTCGGGGCCCATCAGCGAGACCATCCTCGGCATCGTGGTCCTGGCGGATCTGGCCATCGTCCTCTGCTTCGCCGGCGCCAACGCGCTCGCCAACGCCGTGTTCGGCGCCGTCGATGGCAGCGCGGGCGGGGGCGCGGGTGAGCTGATGGTCCACCTCTTTGGCTCGATGGGCGGCGGCGCCGTGCTCGGTCTGGTGCTCGCGTTCTACTTGAAGACGATCGCGCAGCGGGTGGCGCTCTTCGTGTTCGGCATATTGTTCCTGTGCGCCGAGGCCGGTGCTCGGCTGCACCTCGATCCGCTCTTGATGTGCCTGACGGCGGGGCTCTTTTTGGAGAACGCCACGGACATCGAGGGGGCGAAGCTGGTGCACGACATCGAGTCCGCCTCCATGCCGGTCTTCGCCGTGTTCTTTGCCGTCGCGGGCGCGGGCTTGCACTGGGACGTGTTCAAGCGCGTGATCTCCGTGGCCGTCGTCCTGGCCATCGTGCGCGCGATCGCGCTGCTGCTCGGCTCGCGCATCGGGATGGCGCTCGGCAAGGTGCCGGCCGCGCACCGCAAGATCATTCCGTACGGCACCCTGTCGCAGTCGGGGGTCGCCATCGGCTTGTGCGTGCTCTTGGCGAAGCACTTCGCCGGGTGGGGGGAGCATGCGTCCGCGTGCTTGCTCGGCGCCGTCATGATCAACGAGCTCATTGGGCCGGTCCTCTTCCGTGGCGCGCTTCTCCGCAGCGGCGAAGCGGGCCGCCGCGAAGCCGTCGCGGGCTCGCACTGA
- a CDS encoding PepSY domain-containing protein, whose protein sequence is MIASAIKTWFLIHKWTSLICTAFMLLLCVTGLPLIFHEEIDRALGYVATPKEMPGEAQRANVDDMVAASLARKPGHAVQFLFEDAAEPVWYVRLGETAAAEEPSAVYSFDARTGEYLNEYPLNQGLTNVLLRLHVDMFAGLKGTLFLGFMGLLLVASLVSGAVLYAPYMQKLHFGTVRRDRSPRLKWLDLHNLLGIATLVWFLVVGATGVINTLAIPVFGWWQTTELAEMTAPYRDKPPLESIGSPQKAIDSALEALPGTKLGFIACPGNPFAGPHHYVAFMKGTTPWTSKLAKPALIDARTSKVVETRSLPWYVSALLVSQPLHFGDYGGLPLKILWAVLDTLSIVVLGSGLYLWLRRRNVSFEAWVRTMQADKEDKEHEEPVVGAGKQATGA, encoded by the coding sequence GTGATTGCTTCTGCCATCAAAACTTGGTTTCTCATTCACAAGTGGACGAGCCTGATCTGCACGGCGTTCATGCTCCTTTTGTGCGTGACGGGCCTGCCGCTGATCTTCCACGAAGAGATCGACCGCGCGCTCGGCTATGTGGCCACCCCCAAGGAGATGCCGGGGGAGGCCCAGCGCGCGAACGTGGACGATATGGTGGCCGCGTCCCTGGCGCGCAAACCGGGACACGCCGTGCAGTTCCTCTTCGAGGACGCGGCCGAGCCGGTGTGGTACGTGCGCTTGGGCGAAACGGCGGCCGCGGAGGAGCCGTCGGCCGTGTACAGCTTCGATGCGCGCACGGGTGAGTACCTGAACGAGTACCCGCTGAATCAAGGGCTGACGAACGTCCTTTTGCGGTTGCACGTGGATATGTTCGCGGGCCTCAAAGGAACCTTGTTCCTCGGGTTCATGGGCTTGCTGCTCGTTGCTTCGCTCGTGTCCGGCGCGGTGCTCTATGCGCCATACATGCAGAAGCTCCACTTCGGCACCGTGCGGCGCGATCGCTCGCCCCGTCTCAAGTGGCTCGATCTTCATAACCTGCTGGGGATCGCCACCTTGGTGTGGTTCCTGGTGGTGGGAGCGACCGGTGTGATCAATACGTTGGCCATCCCCGTCTTCGGCTGGTGGCAAACGACCGAGCTGGCCGAAATGACCGCTCCGTACCGCGACAAGCCGCCGCTCGAGTCGATTGGCTCGCCGCAAAAAGCCATCGATTCGGCGCTCGAGGCGCTGCCGGGGACCAAGCTGGGGTTCATCGCCTGTCCGGGCAATCCCTTTGCGGGCCCGCACCACTACGTGGCCTTCATGAAGGGCACCACGCCGTGGACGTCGAAGCTGGCCAAGCCGGCCTTGATCGATGCTCGAACGTCGAAGGTGGTGGAGACGCGCAGCTTGCCCTGGTACGTGAGCGCGCTGCTCGTGTCGCAGCCGCTGCACTTCGGCGACTACGGCGGGCTGCCCCTCAAGATCCTGTGGGCGGTGCTCGATACCCTCTCCATCGTGGTGCTCGGCAGCGGGCTCTATCTGTGGCTGCGGCGGCGCAATGTCTCGTTCGAGGCGTGGGTTCGCACCATGCAGGCCGACAAGGAGGACAAAGAGCACGAGGAGCCGGTGGTGGGCGCGGGAAAGCAGGCCACGGGCGCATGA
- the mxcH gene encoding TonB-dependent siderophore myxochelin receptor MxcH gives MRKIHSYVAATAVAFVSLLGGGGMSYAQDAGASSDAQAAPSFSGARARAQAPAVSGVEPPRVVEFVEAEYPAEAKTQRIEGRVVLRLSVDTEGRVTAAEVAEYAGHGFDEAARAAALRWRFSPARRDGTPVAVRISYPYEFRLPAEQSAPEAAPAPVAAPAPVAAPAPEAAPAPGGAPAPEKGVAEVTVRGKSEADRLRQSAQAVHVIEVEQAKRQTADLGEVLARSQGIGVQRGGGLGSQMRFSLNGLTDDQVRFFLDGVPLDLAGYPFGLANVPVNLIQRVDVYRGVVPIRFGADALGGAVNLVSDRETRGTHGSASYQVGSFGTHRLTLGVRHLDEPSGLFARAAGFYDYAKNDYAVDVESAAPDGRLTPVRVDRFHDGYRAAGGHLEVGFVDRPWAKSLRLKVFVTDYTKDLQNNVFMKGVPYGAGDYGTLAAGATLRYENTFATEVGRISIDALGGYTYGRTFLHDVDGCVYDWFGQCTHPNGVGAGQIQPGRPRDQTLYDHAAFGRVNVGWRPRGGHELRISLSPTYTTRTGDEKLPLSPNIPEPITAKQHMFALVSGIEYQVDRFDGRLENIAFVKNYLQVQRAQELLASGVFVPSDRETNRFGAGDALRFRFTSGLYAKASYEWATRLPRADEVFGNGALIKNNLALRPEVSHNINLGLTVDARETPAGALRGDVNGFVREVSDLISMQGDFQGYMYQNVNAARSVGVEAAAGWTSPGDYFVIDGNVTYQSFRNTSREGLFGAYDNDRIPNRPYLFANGSARLQLRKVRRPDDELALIWNTRFVQGFFFNWESAGDPNDKPKIPAQLLHAVALTYGIHSDPLSVSFTGEVQNLTNEKAYDFYGAQRPGRAFFFKMTADL, from the coding sequence ATGCGGAAAATTCATTCGTACGTGGCCGCGACGGCCGTGGCCTTCGTGTCTCTTTTGGGTGGCGGGGGAATGTCGTATGCGCAGGATGCAGGTGCGTCTTCCGATGCGCAGGCTGCTCCCTCGTTTTCTGGTGCGCGTGCGCGTGCGCAGGCGCCGGCGGTGTCGGGGGTCGAGCCGCCTCGGGTGGTGGAGTTCGTGGAGGCGGAGTATCCGGCCGAGGCGAAGACGCAACGGATCGAGGGGCGCGTGGTGCTGCGGCTCTCCGTCGATACCGAGGGGCGGGTGACGGCGGCGGAGGTGGCCGAATACGCCGGCCATGGCTTCGACGAAGCTGCGCGTGCGGCGGCGCTGCGCTGGCGGTTTTCTCCGGCGCGTCGCGATGGAACGCCCGTGGCGGTCCGCATTTCGTACCCGTACGAGTTCCGTCTTCCCGCGGAGCAATCCGCGCCGGAAGCCGCGCCCGCGCCGGTGGCTGCGCCTGCGCCGGTGGCTGCGCCAGCGCCGGAAGCTGCGCCCGCGCCGGGGGGCGCACCCGCGCCCGAAAAAGGCGTGGCCGAGGTGACGGTGCGCGGCAAATCAGAGGCGGATCGTTTGCGGCAATCGGCGCAGGCGGTGCACGTCATCGAGGTGGAGCAGGCGAAGCGCCAGACCGCCGATCTCGGCGAGGTGCTGGCGCGCTCGCAAGGCATCGGCGTGCAGCGCGGCGGCGGGCTCGGCTCCCAGATGCGCTTTTCGCTCAATGGGCTCACCGACGATCAAGTTCGCTTCTTCCTCGACGGCGTGCCGCTCGATCTCGCGGGCTACCCCTTTGGTCTCGCCAACGTACCCGTGAACCTGATTCAGCGCGTCGACGTGTACCGGGGCGTGGTCCCGATCCGTTTCGGCGCGGATGCCCTCGGCGGCGCCGTCAACCTGGTCAGCGATCGCGAAACGCGCGGCACGCATGGCTCGGCGTCCTATCAAGTCGGCTCCTTCGGCACGCACCGCCTCACCCTCGGCGTGCGTCACCTCGACGAGCCGAGCGGGCTCTTTGCGCGCGCGGCGGGCTTTTACGACTACGCCAAGAACGACTACGCGGTCGACGTCGAAAGTGCGGCTCCCGACGGCCGGCTCACGCCCGTCCGCGTCGATCGCTTCCACGATGGATACCGCGCGGCGGGCGGCCATTTGGAGGTGGGGTTCGTCGATCGCCCATGGGCCAAGAGCCTGCGCCTGAAGGTCTTCGTCACCGACTACACCAAGGACCTTCAGAACAACGTCTTCATGAAGGGCGTCCCTTACGGTGCCGGTGACTACGGGACATTGGCGGCAGGCGCCACCCTTCGCTACGAAAACACCTTTGCCACCGAGGTTGGCCGCATCTCGATCGACGCGCTCGGCGGCTACACGTATGGGCGCACCTTTCTGCACGACGTAGACGGGTGCGTCTACGACTGGTTCGGCCAATGCACCCATCCAAACGGCGTGGGCGCCGGTCAAATCCAACCCGGGCGACCGCGCGACCAGACCTTGTACGACCACGCCGCCTTCGGGCGCGTGAACGTCGGCTGGCGGCCGCGTGGAGGGCACGAGCTGCGCATCTCATTATCGCCCACGTACACCACACGCACGGGCGACGAGAAGCTCCCGCTCAGCCCCAACATCCCCGAGCCCATCACCGCCAAGCAGCACATGTTCGCGCTGGTGAGCGGCATCGAATACCAAGTCGATCGGTTCGACGGCCGGCTCGAGAACATCGCGTTCGTCAAAAACTACCTGCAGGTGCAGCGCGCCCAAGAGCTCCTCGCCAGCGGCGTGTTCGTCCCGAGCGACCGCGAGACGAACCGCTTCGGCGCCGGCGACGCGCTCCGGTTTCGCTTCACCTCTGGCCTCTACGCGAAGGCATCGTACGAGTGGGCCACCCGCTTGCCGCGCGCGGACGAGGTCTTCGGCAACGGTGCGCTCATCAAGAACAACTTGGCGCTACGGCCCGAGGTCAGCCACAACATCAACCTCGGCTTGACCGTCGATGCGCGCGAAACGCCGGCCGGCGCGCTTCGGGGTGACGTGAACGGCTTCGTCCGGGAGGTGAGCGACCTGATTTCGATGCAGGGCGACTTCCAGGGCTACATGTACCAGAACGTCAACGCCGCGCGATCGGTGGGGGTCGAGGCCGCGGCAGGGTGGACGTCGCCCGGCGACTACTTCGTCATCGACGGCAATGTCACGTATCAGAGCTTTCGCAACACCTCGCGCGAGGGCTTGTTCGGCGCTTACGACAACGATCGCATCCCCAACCGGCCGTATCTCTTTGCCAACGGCTCGGCGCGCCTTCAACTCCGCAAGGTGCGACGTCCCGATGACGAGCTCGCGCTCATTTGGAACACGCGCTTCGTGCAGGGGTTCTTCTTCAACTGGGAGAGCGCCGGGGACCCGAACGACAAGCCGAAGATCCCCGCGCAGCTGCTCCACGCCGTCGCGCTCACCTACGGCATCCATAGCGATCCGCTGTCCGTGAGCTTCACCGGCGAGGTGCAAAACCTCACCAACGAAAAGGCCTACGACTTCTACGGCGCGCAGCGCCCTGGGCGGGCCTTCTTCTTCAAGATGACCGCAGATCTCTAA